Proteins encoded in a region of the Zunongwangia endophytica genome:
- a CDS encoding sugar MFS transporter — translation MSNNSNTSGTSRSIIIIGVLFFIFGFVTWLNSVLIPYLKTANDLNNFQSFFVAFASYISYFVMAIPSAKVLEKTGFKKGMSLGLVVMAVGALIFIPAAASRTYALFLTGLFVQGTGLALLQSAANPYITVLGPIESAAKRISIMGICNKVAGSLAPLTLGAILLKNMDQVEARLSQLTGAAREAELDLLSSRVEMPYIVMAIVLVGLAVLIYFSSLPEIETDKEDETLAAANKDKTSVLQFPNLLLGALAMFLYVGVEVIAGDTVITYAKDGQGIATEVAKNFTSYTLVAMIVGYLIGTVTIPKFISQAKALQISAILGIVLGLAAIFSDGFVSVVCISMLGLANAVVFPAIWPLALDGLGRFTKIASSFLIMAIAGGAIVPLAYGSLADSIGLQQAYWVVIPCYLYILFFAVKGHKIR, via the coding sequence ATGAGCAATAACTCGAATACTTCCGGAACAAGCAGATCGATCATCATCATCGGGGTCTTATTTTTCATCTTTGGTTTTGTAACCTGGTTAAACTCAGTGTTGATTCCTTATTTGAAAACAGCGAACGATCTCAATAACTTTCAATCGTTCTTTGTGGCTTTTGCCTCTTATATTTCTTATTTCGTGATGGCTATTCCTTCAGCTAAAGTTTTAGAAAAAACAGGATTTAAAAAAGGAATGAGTTTAGGTTTAGTGGTGATGGCAGTTGGCGCATTAATTTTTATTCCGGCAGCAGCATCTAGAACATACGCATTATTTCTTACAGGATTGTTTGTACAGGGAACAGGATTGGCATTATTACAATCGGCGGCAAATCCATATATCACGGTTTTAGGACCTATAGAAAGTGCAGCAAAGCGTATTAGTATTATGGGAATTTGTAATAAGGTTGCTGGCTCGCTTGCGCCATTAACTTTAGGTGCGATCCTTCTTAAAAACATGGATCAGGTAGAAGCACGATTAAGCCAACTAACTGGTGCTGCTCGTGAGGCCGAATTGGATCTTCTTTCTTCTAGGGTAGAAATGCCTTATATTGTAATGGCAATTGTTTTAGTTGGTCTGGCAGTGCTAATTTATTTTTCCTCTTTACCAGAAATTGAAACCGATAAAGAAGACGAAACTTTAGCCGCAGCAAATAAAGATAAAACGAGTGTTTTACAATTTCCTAATTTGCTTTTAGGTGCTCTTGCTATGTTTTTATATGTTGGTGTGGAGGTTATTGCTGGTGATACGGTAATTACTTATGCTAAGGATGGACAGGGAATCGCAACTGAAGTGGCTAAGAACTTTACCTCGTATACGCTGGTAGCAATGATTGTTGGATATTTGATTGGTACAGTAACTATTCCTAAATTTATAAGTCAAGCGAAAGCCCTTCAAATTTCAGCAATTTTAGGAATCGTTCTAGGCCTTGCCGCAATTTTTAGTGACGGTTTTGTATCGGTAGTTTGTATATCTATGCTTGGTTTAGCAAATGCGGTGGTTTTTCCTGCAATCTGGCCTTTGGCTTTAGATGGTTTAGGAAGATTTACCAAAATAGCATCTTCATTTTTAATTATGGCGATTGCTGGTGGAGCTATTGTACCTTTGGCCTATGGATCTTTGGCAGATAGTATTGGTCTTCAGCAAGCATATTGGGTAGTGATCCCTTGTTACTTATATATTCTTTTCTTTGCGGTAAAAGGACATAAAATAAGATAA
- a CDS encoding beta-N-acetylhexosaminidase, which produces MKLFFFSVVVVFSITFNLNAQDKPAIIPKPNKIEWTDGEFQFSSTINYYSNPEADKNLTRLEDLLKTTGSELQKTSEEEAHVSLKIDKNLASKLSTEGYQLKITSEKIEIIAAENSGLFYGIITLRQLFPAEVESGKITSAFHIPAVEISDKPHYQWRGTMIDMARSFFGLDYLKKHIDRMALYKLNRLHLHLSDDQGWRIEIKKWPKLTEIGGQSAVKNGQSGFLTQQQFKELQHYAKERNVMIIPEVDLPGHTYAALQGYPELSCENFSNLDPKRATPPEAYDGVEVGWSKFCMEKPIVYEFVADVIAELAEITDGPYLHIGGDEIEDEHYKEFVIKAEKLVRLNGKSAIGWEEVTQAKVDVSFISQRWTGTTESVVDTRVIESICKNFYLDHGNVPDQPNTYSWCKKDGVSLKNVYDFISENRKAIGVEGAMWSELVHNDKSADDRLWPRSIAVAEVGWTAPEKKNYTEFVDRLGWHGKRLSELEVDFYNTPEVDWNITKKE; this is translated from the coding sequence ATGAAGCTTTTTTTCTTTTCGGTTGTAGTTGTTTTTTCAATAACCTTCAATCTTAATGCTCAGGATAAACCGGCAATTATCCCAAAGCCTAATAAAATTGAATGGACCGATGGGGAGTTTCAGTTTTCTTCGACAATAAATTACTATTCGAATCCTGAAGCTGATAAAAATTTAACTCGATTAGAAGATTTACTGAAAACTACTGGCAGTGAACTGCAAAAAACTTCAGAAGAAGAGGCTCATGTTTCTCTAAAAATTGATAAAAATCTTGCCTCGAAATTAAGCACAGAAGGGTATCAACTTAAAATAACTTCAGAAAAAATAGAAATTATAGCGGCAGAGAATAGCGGACTTTTCTACGGAATTATAACACTACGACAGCTATTTCCAGCTGAAGTAGAAAGCGGTAAAATAACTTCAGCTTTTCATATTCCTGCGGTAGAAATTTCAGATAAACCTCACTATCAATGGCGCGGAACAATGATCGATATGGCACGCAGCTTTTTTGGCTTAGATTACTTAAAAAAGCATATCGATCGTATGGCCTTATACAAATTAAATCGCCTTCACTTACATTTAAGTGACGACCAGGGTTGGAGAATAGAGATTAAAAAATGGCCAAAATTAACCGAAATAGGAGGGCAGTCGGCAGTTAAAAACGGCCAATCAGGTTTCTTAACACAGCAGCAGTTTAAAGAATTACAGCATTATGCTAAAGAAAGAAATGTAATGATTATTCCTGAAGTGGATTTACCCGGTCATACCTATGCAGCCTTGCAGGGTTATCCTGAATTAAGTTGTGAGAATTTCTCAAATCTCGATCCAAAACGTGCCACACCACCAGAAGCTTATGACGGCGTAGAAGTAGGCTGGAGTAAGTTTTGTATGGAAAAACCAATAGTTTACGAATTTGTAGCAGATGTTATTGCTGAACTTGCTGAAATCACCGACGGTCCTTATTTACATATTGGAGGAGACGAAATTGAAGACGAACACTACAAAGAATTTGTGATCAAAGCTGAAAAACTTGTTCGTTTAAACGGGAAATCGGCCATTGGTTGGGAAGAAGTAACTCAGGCAAAAGTAGATGTGTCTTTTATTAGTCAGCGTTGGACAGGCACTACAGAAAGTGTTGTTGACACTCGGGTAATCGAGTCGATTTGCAAAAACTTTTATCTAGATCACGGTAATGTTCCCGATCAACCAAATACCTACAGCTGGTGCAAAAAAGATGGCGTTTCTTTAAAAAATGTCTATGATTTTATTTCTGAAAACCGAAAAGCAATTGGTGTAGAAGGAGCGATGTGGAGTGAACTTGTACATAACGATAAGAGTGCAGATGATCGTCTTTGGCCAAGAAGTATTGCTGTGGCTGAAGTAGGCTGGACAGCTCCTGAAAAAAAGAATTATACTGAATTTGTCGATCGTTTGGGATGGCACGGAAAAAGGCTGTCTGAATTAGAGGTTGATTTCTATAATACGCCAGAGGTAGATTGGAATATTACAAAAAAAGAATAA
- the murQ gene encoding N-acetylmuramic acid 6-phosphate etherase translates to MEINKPDTEKQSKYNDLEKMNTAELLANINKEDQTIAENVQKQLPEIESLVNVIVENMQKGGRLFYIGAGTSGRLGVLDASECPPTFGVTADMVIGLIAGGDTALRNAVENAEDDKNKAWEDLQEFDISDNDTLVGIAASGTTPYVIGGIKEARKRGISTGCVTCSSGSPLAEVSEFPIEVVTGPEFVTGSTRMKAGTAQKLVLNMISTSTMIKLGKVKGNRMVDMQLSNKKLVGRGTQMIMEELKVAQSEAKELLLKHGSVRNVLINYKKELK, encoded by the coding sequence ATGGAAATCAATAAACCCGATACCGAAAAGCAGTCGAAATATAATGATCTTGAAAAGATGAATACAGCAGAATTGCTGGCAAACATTAATAAAGAAGATCAAACGATTGCTGAAAATGTACAAAAGCAATTACCGGAAATAGAATCCTTGGTAAATGTGATTGTTGAAAATATGCAAAAAGGAGGTCGGTTATTTTATATTGGCGCAGGAACTAGCGGGAGATTAGGTGTTTTAGATGCATCAGAATGTCCGCCAACATTTGGGGTGACTGCAGATATGGTTATTGGTTTGATAGCAGGTGGAGATACAGCACTAAGAAATGCTGTTGAAAATGCCGAAGATGATAAAAATAAAGCCTGGGAAGATCTTCAGGAATTTGATATTTCGGATAATGATACTTTGGTAGGTATTGCAGCTTCAGGAACTACCCCTTATGTAATTGGCGGAATAAAAGAAGCCAGAAAACGAGGAATTTCAACCGGATGTGTAACCTGTAGTAGCGGAAGTCCCTTAGCCGAGGTTTCAGAATTTCCTATTGAAGTAGTTACAGGTCCCGAATTTGTAACCGGGAGCACCAGAATGAAAGCAGGAACTGCCCAAAAATTAGTTTTGAATATGATTTCTACCAGTACCATGATAAAATTAGGCAAGGTAAAGGGAAACCGAATGGTAGATATGCAGCTTTCTAACAAAAAGCTTGTGGGACGCGGTACGCAAATGATCATGGAAGAACTAAAAGTTGCCCAATCTGAAGCTAAAGAGTTATTACTAAAACACGGTAGTGTAAGAAACGTTCTTATTAATTATAAAAAAGAGCTCAAATAA
- a CDS encoding DeoR/GlpR family DNA-binding transcription regulator — protein MKKTERHDIILNEVHLHNRVLLSDLTSILNVSMDTVRRDLIELDTGKFLKKVHGGAVSNGFNIHSDQNREIYEYENKTIIAKKGISLLNPGDVVLITGGSTNLELAKLLPRKMNLTFFTPSLPMAVELLNNSSNFTEVHLIGGKLSKGSQLATGGSSINTLAEITADICFLGTGYMDLDKGITEIDWEIAQMKKAMVNSSKKIVSLSISKKLNTVNRYKICDLTQVDTLVTELDPTEKSLQKYQKAGLKLL, from the coding sequence ATGAAAAAGACAGAGCGACACGATATTATTCTAAACGAGGTTCATTTACATAACAGAGTGCTATTAAGTGATTTGACCAGCATATTAAATGTATCTATGGATACCGTCAGAAGAGATTTAATTGAGCTAGATACAGGAAAATTCTTAAAAAAAGTTCATGGAGGTGCGGTTTCTAATGGGTTCAATATTCATTCAGATCAAAACAGAGAAATTTATGAGTATGAGAATAAGACAATTATTGCTAAAAAAGGGATTTCTCTTTTGAACCCTGGTGATGTTGTACTTATAACGGGTGGGTCTACTAATTTGGAACTGGCTAAATTATTACCAAGAAAAATGAATCTTACATTCTTTACGCCAAGCCTCCCCATGGCAGTAGAATTACTGAATAATTCGTCTAATTTTACCGAAGTTCACTTAATTGGCGGAAAATTATCGAAAGGGTCTCAGCTCGCCACCGGTGGTAGTTCTATAAATACTTTAGCTGAAATTACTGCAGATATCTGTTTTTTGGGAACCGGCTATATGGATCTTGATAAAGGAATTACTGAAATCGACTGGGAAATTGCTCAAATGAAGAAAGCTATGGTGAATTCGTCTAAAAAGATCGTATCCTTAAGCATTTCTAAGAAGCTGAATACGGTAAATAGATATAAAATATGTGATCTTACCCAAGTAGATACGTTGGTAACCGAATTAGATCCTACTGAAAAATCACTTCAAAAATATCAAAAAGCAGGTTTAAAATTACTCTAA
- a CDS encoding SusC/RagA family TonB-linked outer membrane protein — MKEQLRRPFFILLLLFSISSWAQEKEVSGTVVDENQIPLPGVNVRLKNLNVGTVTDFDGNFSLSIPDNNDAILVFSSIGFITQEIGVEDKDNFAISMEVDTESLDEVVVTSFGIEREKKALGYAVQEISSEEVLEGNQQNVVSGLQGKVSGVTIGNSGGAPGSSSVILIRGGTSITGDNQPLFVVDGIPIDNSTGSSLTVASINRAADLNPEDIESISVLKGPAAAALYGIQAAEGAVLITTKKGKAGSSTISYSGSFSVDEVLGTPDAQQQYGQGTQILSTDGFSYETESPFSWGPAVSSGTQTYDHIDDFYQTAITQNHNVSYSGGTEKGTMYLSIGDLSQDGVIDGTSYDKTSFKINTSSQVSDKLTVGASANYIVSEIGSTRQGNASGSSYSSLLSYPVNIDIQDYYNEDGSQRMFYNDQRFDNPYWSVENSPNDNKVNRLLGIINVSYDFLNDFNISYKVGTDYFREFSKQVIGTGSLIENRGEGYISQFERENRRTTSNLIISYDKDITEDFSIDALVGNMVEDLKVHTVYTYGDGFQAPGIYSIGNVSQENQSITEIVRRRRAVGVFGEVKFGWKDALFLNFTGRNDWSSTLPKEDRSFFYPSIGTSAVLTDLLSQGGNDITSDNGLSFLKLRATWAQVGKDAPIGALESFLGTNINSLASSAYTYNGVDIGNPELEPEFTNSYEIGFDSRFFQNRVGLDMSFYYSKSENQILEDIRVPPSAGTFYATLNGGSIENKGVEALLTARIFPRENDFQWDMTYNLGVNQSDVIALPGQLDEVYLSDSWTFGNTAAGAAILGGSLFGLRGYKAVRNDAGELIIGADGLPELETVIFDDVNRLPDWTLGITNTFSYKNFNFTFLLDIVQGQEAYNATKSAFSYYGLAEETLGRSTGGTRVVEGVTADGSPNTVEVSDQQYFQQYWSQNAENFIEDASYARLRYVTLSYDLPTDFLEKLKIVSAQLSVTGRNLFTITDYSGVDPEVNTYGAGIQGAGSMGIDNLGTPNTRGFDVGLRFKF; from the coding sequence ATGAAAGAACAACTACGTAGACCTTTCTTCATTTTGCTCTTGCTTTTTTCGATAAGCAGCTGGGCCCAGGAGAAAGAGGTTTCAGGAACTGTAGTAGATGAAAATCAAATTCCTTTGCCGGGCGTAAATGTGCGGTTGAAAAATTTGAATGTCGGTACAGTAACAGATTTTGACGGTAACTTCAGTTTATCCATTCCGGATAACAATGATGCGATTTTGGTATTTTCTTCTATAGGTTTTATCACCCAAGAAATAGGGGTTGAGGATAAAGACAACTTTGCTATTTCAATGGAAGTAGATACCGAAAGTTTAGATGAAGTGGTAGTAACTTCCTTTGGTATTGAAAGGGAAAAAAAGGCTTTAGGTTATGCGGTACAAGAAATTTCTTCAGAAGAAGTTCTTGAAGGAAATCAGCAAAATGTAGTAAGCGGTCTTCAGGGAAAAGTCTCTGGGGTTACCATTGGTAATTCTGGTGGAGCACCGGGTTCATCTTCGGTAATCTTAATTCGGGGAGGAACGTCTATAACCGGGGACAATCAACCTTTGTTTGTGGTAGATGGTATCCCTATAGATAATTCAACAGGTTCTAGTTTAACAGTAGCAAGTATTAACCGTGCTGCCGATTTGAATCCAGAGGATATAGAAAGCATATCTGTACTTAAAGGACCAGCAGCAGCAGCACTATACGGTATTCAGGCCGCGGAAGGAGCTGTACTTATTACGACTAAAAAAGGAAAGGCAGGAAGCAGTACGATTTCTTATTCTGGATCATTTTCTGTGGATGAGGTTTTGGGAACTCCAGATGCGCAACAACAATATGGGCAGGGAACACAAATCTTGAGTACAGATGGATTTAGTTATGAAACTGAATCACCATTCAGTTGGGGACCTGCGGTTTCTTCGGGAACTCAAACTTACGATCATATAGATGATTTTTATCAAACTGCTATTACTCAAAATCATAATGTGAGTTATTCTGGCGGTACCGAAAAAGGAACGATGTATTTATCGATAGGAGATCTATCCCAAGATGGAGTTATTGATGGAACCAGTTACGATAAAACTTCATTTAAGATAAATACCTCTTCACAAGTAAGTGATAAACTAACGGTAGGCGCTTCTGCGAATTATATTGTTAGCGAGATAGGAAGTACCAGACAGGGAAATGCAAGCGGAAGTAGTTATAGTAGTTTGCTTTCTTATCCCGTAAATATTGATATTCAGGATTATTATAATGAAGATGGATCACAACGAATGTTCTATAATGACCAACGTTTTGATAATCCTTATTGGAGCGTAGAAAATAGTCCAAATGATAATAAAGTAAATCGGCTTTTGGGTATTATAAATGTGAGCTATGATTTTTTAAACGACTTCAATATTTCTTATAAAGTGGGTACAGATTACTTTAGAGAATTTAGTAAGCAAGTTATAGGTACGGGCTCACTGATCGAAAATAGGGGAGAAGGCTATATTAGTCAGTTTGAAAGAGAGAATAGAAGAACAACCTCAAACCTAATTATAAGTTATGACAAGGACATCACAGAAGATTTCTCTATCGATGCTTTAGTAGGGAATATGGTTGAAGATCTAAAAGTCCATACGGTTTATACTTATGGTGACGGTTTCCAGGCTCCAGGTATTTATAGTATTGGGAATGTATCTCAAGAAAACCAATCTATTACAGAAATTGTTAGAAGAAGAAGAGCAGTTGGTGTTTTTGGAGAAGTTAAGTTTGGTTGGAAAGATGCTTTATTTTTAAACTTTACAGGAAGAAATGACTGGAGTTCCACACTACCAAAAGAAGATCGTTCATTCTTTTATCCTTCTATAGGAACCTCTGCCGTACTTACAGATTTATTGAGTCAGGGTGGTAATGATATTACTTCAGATAATGGTTTATCATTTTTGAAATTGCGAGCTACATGGGCGCAGGTAGGTAAAGATGCACCAATTGGTGCATTAGAAAGTTTTTTAGGTACTAATATTAATTCACTTGCAAGTTCGGCTTATACTTATAATGGTGTTGATATTGGTAATCCTGAATTAGAGCCAGAGTTTACAAACAGTTATGAAATTGGTTTTGATTCTAGATTCTTTCAGAATAGAGTGGGCCTAGATATGAGTTTCTATTATAGTAAATCTGAAAATCAAATTCTGGAAGATATAAGAGTACCACCATCTGCAGGAACTTTCTATGCAACACTTAATGGGGGTTCTATAGAAAATAAAGGAGTAGAAGCCTTACTTACAGCTCGAATTTTCCCAAGAGAAAATGATTTTCAATGGGATATGACGTATAACCTGGGCGTAAATCAAAGTGATGTTATAGCACTACCTGGACAATTAGATGAGGTTTACCTTTCAGACTCATGGACTTTTGGAAATACAGCAGCAGGTGCAGCAATTTTAGGAGGATCACTTTTTGGTTTGCGAGGTTACAAAGCGGTAAGAAATGATGCTGGAGAGTTGATTATAGGAGCAGATGGCTTACCAGAGTTAGAAACTGTTATTTTTGATGATGTTAATCGATTGCCAGATTGGACTTTGGGAATTACGAATACTTTTTCTTACAAAAACTTCAATTTTACTTTTCTACTAGATATAGTTCAGGGTCAGGAAGCTTATAATGCTACCAAATCTGCATTTTCATATTATGGTTTAGCTGAAGAAACTTTAGGGAGATCTACCGGTGGTACACGGGTTGTAGAAGGTGTAACAGCAGATGGAAGTCCAAATACAGTTGAGGTAAGTGATCAACAATATTTTCAGCAATATTGGTCACAAAACGCTGAAAACTTTATAGAAGATGCCTCTTACGCAAGATTAAGATATGTAACACTTTCTTACGATCTGCCAACAGATTTTCTGGAGAAACTAAAAATTGTTTCAGCACAACTTTCGGTAACAGGAAGAAATTTATTTACAATTACCGATTATTCAGGAGTAGATCCAGAAGTTAATACTTATGGTGCAGGTATTCAGGGAGCTGGTTCTATGGGTATAGATAACCTTGGAACACCAAATACCAGAGGATTTGATGTAGGATTACGATTTAAATTTTAG
- a CDS encoding SusD/RagB family nutrient-binding outer membrane lipoprotein has protein sequence MKKIYNYIILVSLVSFSMSCSDDYFDVNSSETQPTNTGLAPQYRIEGAIENTVATAQYRGVREVLGVVQYGSQNTAAYYSESWNTFLTTGSYFLWQNVYVYALPNTADLIFLGEEYNSPHYTAVGKILRAYLFGMATDQYGAIVTDDSYDPGQTIQLEPEFVSQEEVYEEIFLLLDEALQELDMESELGLDDEDGDILYHGDLEQWKRFANSIKARYLNHLTKKSSGEHAYDPQAVISAAENGFNSNEDNALIQYGGGEASNDNQPFSESGYGSTRFDYFSEFFVQLLQDPLNISDDFEDPRLSIIVPEAVNGGYQGVPSGAGVDNEDVEGDNYSVGNGGFYTSPDSPTYMMTYSEVKFIEAEARFRSGDVAGAYTAYKTGVEADLQKLNVPAEEISDYLAKIDSEIGQTDFDLSQIFVQKYIANMLNPETWVDFRRVDYSDDIYPGLERPENVNVSIFPNENDWIRAMMYEYNEEDRNYENMPNNDPSIRLTTPVWWDTEE, from the coding sequence ATGAAGAAGATATATAACTATATAATACTGGTTTCATTGGTGAGCTTTTCAATGTCATGTAGTGACGACTATTTTGATGTCAATAGCTCAGAAACACAACCAACAAATACTGGTTTGGCTCCGCAGTATAGAATTGAAGGAGCGATAGAGAACACTGTAGCTACTGCTCAGTATCGCGGAGTAAGAGAAGTGCTAGGCGTAGTTCAGTATGGTTCGCAAAATACAGCAGCATACTATTCAGAATCGTGGAATACTTTTCTTACAACAGGGAGTTATTTTTTGTGGCAAAATGTATACGTATATGCATTACCAAATACGGCCGATTTAATTTTTCTTGGTGAAGAATACAATTCACCACATTATACAGCGGTAGGTAAAATTTTAAGAGCTTATCTTTTTGGGATGGCGACCGATCAATACGGTGCTATTGTTACAGATGATAGTTATGATCCTGGACAGACCATACAATTGGAGCCAGAATTTGTATCTCAAGAAGAAGTATACGAAGAAATATTCCTTTTACTAGATGAAGCATTACAAGAGCTGGATATGGAAAGTGAGCTTGGTTTAGATGATGAAGATGGTGATATTTTATACCACGGAGACCTCGAGCAATGGAAGCGTTTTGCAAATTCAATTAAAGCAAGATATTTAAATCATTTAACTAAGAAATCTTCAGGCGAGCATGCTTATGATCCTCAAGCTGTAATTAGCGCAGCCGAAAATGGATTTAATTCTAATGAAGATAATGCGCTAATTCAATATGGTGGTGGAGAAGCGAGTAATGACAATCAGCCTTTTAGTGAAAGCGGTTATGGTTCTACAAGATTCGATTATTTTTCAGAGTTTTTTGTACAGCTTTTACAAGATCCATTAAATATTAGTGATGATTTTGAAGATCCACGATTATCGATTATAGTACCAGAAGCCGTTAATGGAGGGTATCAGGGAGTACCATCAGGAGCTGGAGTAGATAATGAGGATGTAGAAGGAGATAACTACTCTGTTGGCAACGGTGGCTTTTATACTTCACCTGATTCTCCAACTTATATGATGACTTATAGTGAAGTAAAATTTATTGAAGCAGAAGCAAGATTTAGAAGTGGAGATGTTGCCGGAGCTTATACAGCTTATAAAACCGGTGTAGAAGCAGATTTACAAAAACTAAATGTACCTGCGGAAGAAATTTCTGATTATCTGGCTAAAATTGATTCTGAAATTGGACAAACCGACTTTGATTTATCTCAAATTTTCGTTCAGAAGTATATTGCAAATATGCTGAATCCAGAAACCTGGGTAGATTTTAGAAGAGTAGATTACAGTGATGATATCTATCCTGGATTAGAACGTCCAGAAAATGTGAATGTAAGCATCTTTCCAAACGAAAACGACTGGATTAGAGCAATGATGTATGAGTATAATGAAGAAGATCGTAATTATGAAAATATGCCAAATAACGATCCATCAATTCGATTAACTACGCCGGTTTGGTGGGATACCGAAGAATAA
- a CDS encoding glycoside hydrolase family 10 protein, translating into MNLTDIMRMQSLMKRSSLLKKSLAAFSLFLIFSCKTQQTANNSDGDETPEVVEPEIPSEQKVEELDTTKPAEVTPEELPDTVAIEKEVLKNEPPIDVAEFRAAWIATVANINWPSRSGLPTAQQQQEAIKLLDFLANHNYNAVIFQVRPQADALYESELEPWSYFLTGQQGKAPDPYYDPLNFWIKEAHQRGMELHVWLNPYRAYHTTGGEIGAASVVKTNPEMVVKLQNGMYWMDPSREDVQDRTAAVVQDLVQRYDVDGIHFDDYFYPYDSYNGGKDFPDDQSWNAYKNSGGKLSRGDWRRKNVDDFIERVAKMIKNEKRFVKFGISPFGIWRPGYPQSIAGYDQYEKLYADAKKWLNEGWVDYLTPQLYWKTAQTAQSFPVLLNWWQEENTQNRHIWPGINAGLIKEEGYENELFNQLMITRGMLSKDAGAVLWDLKTLMNDKEAEKALAENYFRKPALVPASPWMDDKAPKSPEVSTNLDANTLRISWTHPNPNEVFKWVLYFQYEGSKWDFKILNADQFSALKTTLSYLVGEKKVKLSKIGITAVDRTGNQSDFKEIILE; encoded by the coding sequence GTGAATTTAACCGATATTATGCGCATGCAATCTTTAATGAAAAGATCTTCCCTACTTAAAAAAAGTTTAGCTGCTTTTAGTTTGTTTTTAATTTTCTCCTGTAAAACACAGCAAACAGCAAACAATTCTGATGGAGACGAAACTCCAGAAGTCGTAGAACCCGAAATTCCTTCGGAACAAAAAGTAGAGGAATTAGATACTACAAAACCGGCTGAAGTAACTCCGGAAGAATTACCGGATACCGTTGCGATAGAAAAAGAGGTTTTAAAGAATGAGCCACCAATCGATGTGGCCGAATTTAGAGCAGCCTGGATTGCAACTGTTGCTAACATCAACTGGCCATCTCGATCAGGGTTACCAACTGCGCAGCAACAACAAGAAGCGATAAAATTGCTCGATTTTTTAGCGAATCACAATTATAATGCGGTAATTTTTCAGGTGCGTCCACAAGCCGATGCTTTATATGAAAGCGAATTAGAGCCTTGGTCATATTTTTTAACTGGGCAGCAGGGTAAAGCTCCAGACCCGTATTACGATCCGTTAAACTTTTGGATCAAAGAAGCGCATCAACGTGGTATGGAATTGCATGTTTGGTTAAACCCATATCGAGCGTATCACACCACTGGTGGCGAAATTGGAGCAGCTTCCGTAGTAAAAACCAATCCAGAAATGGTGGTGAAATTACAAAACGGAATGTACTGGATGGATCCTTCTCGCGAAGACGTTCAGGATCGTACAGCAGCGGTAGTTCAGGATTTGGTACAACGATACGATGTTGACGGAATTCATTTTGATGATTATTTTTATCCGTATGATTCTTACAATGGTGGCAAAGATTTTCCGGACGATCAAAGTTGGAACGCGTATAAAAATAGTGGCGGAAAGTTAAGTAGGGGAGATTGGCGACGTAAAAATGTCGACGATTTTATTGAGCGTGTAGCCAAAATGATTAAAAATGAAAAACGTTTTGTGAAATTCGGGATTAGTCCTTTTGGGATCTGGCGTCCCGGTTATCCACAATCTATCGCCGGTTACGATCAATACGAAAAGTTGTATGCCGATGCTAAAAAATGGCTAAACGAAGGCTGGGTAGATTATCTTACACCGCAATTGTATTGGAAAACCGCGCAAACCGCGCAAAGTTTCCCGGTATTGCTAAATTGGTGGCAAGAGGAGAATACTCAAAATCGACATATTTGGCCGGGAATTAATGCCGGATTAATTAAAGAAGAAGGTTATGAAAATGAGTTATTCAATCAGTTAATGATTACTCGCGGAATGCTTTCTAAAGATGCCGGAGCGGTGTTGTGGGATTTAAAAACATTGATGAATGATAAAGAAGCTGAAAAAGCTTTAGCTGAAAACTATTTCAGGAAACCGGCCTTGGTACCAGCAAGTCCTTGGATGGATGATAAAGCTCCAAAATCACCTGAAGTTTCAACTAATCTTGATGCAAATACATTACGAATTTCATGGACGCATCCAAACCCAAATGAGGTGTTTAAATGGGTGTTATATTTTCAGTACGAAGGCAGTAAGTGGGATTTTAAAATCCTGAATGCAGATCAATTTTCAGCATTAAAAACAACGCTTTCTTATTTGGTCGGAGAAAAGAAAGTGAAATTATCGAAAATCGGAATCACAGCGGTAGATCGTACCGGGAATCAAAGTGATTTTAAAGAAATTATTTTAGAATAA